A genomic stretch from Cellulomonas sp. KRMCY2 includes:
- the rpmB gene encoding 50S ribosomal protein L28, which translates to MAANCDVCGKGPGFGHSISHSHRRTKRRWNPNIQRVRAVVAGSPKRLHVCTSCLKAGKVQRPA; encoded by the coding sequence GTGGCTGCCAACTGCGACGTCTGCGGCAAGGGCCCGGGCTTCGGGCACAGCATCTCGCACTCCCACCGCCGCACCAAGCGTCGCTGGAACCCCAACATCCAGCGGGTGCGCGCTGTGGTCGCCGGCTCGCCGAAGCGCCTGCACGTGTGCACCTCGTGCCTCAAGGCCGGCAAGGTCCAGCGCCCCGCCTGA
- a CDS encoding GNAT family N-acetyltransferase, protein MVEDLIDVTIRPATVDDAEAIAQVHVASWRQAYTGVVAEDYLAGLDVTSRAAWWREHLGGATRGLRVWVAQDEGRVVGFSSLGPSIDEDAERNTLQIYTIYLEPTFWGHGVARELMRTVLSSVPDGAPVTLWVLAANERARHFYRRNGFTADGVERLEEIGGERHREVRYRRG, encoded by the coding sequence ATGGTGGAGGACCTGATCGACGTGACCATCCGACCGGCGACGGTCGACGACGCAGAGGCGATCGCCCAGGTTCACGTCGCCTCCTGGCGGCAGGCCTACACGGGTGTCGTGGCGGAGGACTACCTCGCCGGTCTGGACGTGACGAGCCGCGCAGCCTGGTGGCGGGAGCACCTCGGTGGAGCCACCCGCGGCCTGCGCGTGTGGGTCGCTCAGGACGAGGGACGTGTCGTCGGGTTCTCGTCCCTGGGCCCGAGCATCGACGAGGACGCCGAGCGGAACACGCTGCAGATCTACACGATCTACCTCGAGCCGACCTTCTGGGGGCACGGCGTGGCCCGCGAGCTCATGCGCACGGTCCTGTCGAGCGTGCCGGACGGCGCGCCGGTGACCCTGTGGGTCCTGGCCGCCAACGAACGGGCGCGCCACTTCTACCGCCGCAACGGGTTCACCGCCGACGGGGTCGAGCGGCTCGAGGAGATCGGCGGCGAACGGCACCGCGAGGTCCGCTACCGCCGCGGCTGA
- a CDS encoding DAK2 domain-containing protein, with product MNAQPTGPVHVDAATARRWARLAATSVQAHRAELDWLNVFPVADSDTGTNLYLTLAEARDAVARLPQAAGLGDVVRAIARGALIGARGNSGVIVSQYLGAFLRGVVAASGAAAAGGGSTVAGATSVEVSARAVVAGLRNATDAAYQAVAQPVEGTVLTIARAVSEGAQAAQDAALPGADDTLVVLEAGISRGYEALRRTPSQLPALRAAGVLDAGAWGLLVVLDALAQALGRPVSSAPCAGHEGCGTHDGATHDGATHGATDDGATSGDRRGDRVGQVEAATTASTGGVGEFEVMYLVVAEPADHPGADDAVAAALRAALSGVGQSVAVVGGDGLWQAHVHTDRPVEAIGAPSVVGAAPSQIRVRHLASQSGVHGRHRPTLGLVTVTGSPGLVPDLARAGAVVVLVPPGGTAGAELWRAVDDTGADRVLLLAAADLLPATEDAMTRMGQSDGRPARPVVDVLDRLDEIQVVVGAATLASRADAPVPELLAEVTGAVVAVRTAAVPAPAEADVSGDLHAEQMLAVALSMLAAGGSLVTVLAAEGTVPQALDRLRAALATARADVEIVVLSGGGPGGAVALGVE from the coding sequence GTGAACGCTCAGCCCACCGGACCGGTGCACGTCGACGCCGCCACCGCGCGTCGCTGGGCCCGGCTGGCTGCGACGTCGGTCCAGGCTCATCGGGCCGAGCTCGACTGGCTCAACGTCTTCCCGGTGGCGGACTCCGACACCGGCACCAACCTGTACCTCACCCTGGCCGAGGCGCGCGACGCCGTGGCACGCCTTCCGCAGGCGGCCGGGCTCGGCGACGTCGTCCGGGCGATCGCCCGCGGCGCGCTGATCGGGGCGCGCGGCAACTCCGGCGTGATCGTCAGCCAGTACCTGGGAGCCTTCCTGCGCGGTGTGGTCGCCGCATCGGGCGCCGCCGCTGCCGGCGGGGGGTCGACGGTCGCAGGCGCCACGAGCGTCGAGGTCTCCGCGCGCGCCGTCGTCGCGGGCCTCCGGAACGCGACCGACGCCGCCTACCAGGCCGTCGCGCAGCCGGTCGAGGGCACCGTGCTGACGATCGCCCGTGCCGTCAGCGAGGGCGCCCAGGCGGCGCAGGACGCCGCGCTGCCCGGCGCGGACGACACCCTCGTCGTGCTCGAGGCCGGCATCAGCCGCGGGTACGAGGCCCTGCGCAGGACGCCGTCCCAGCTCCCCGCGTTGCGCGCGGCAGGTGTGCTCGACGCCGGGGCATGGGGGCTGCTCGTCGTGCTCGACGCCCTCGCTCAGGCGCTCGGTCGGCCGGTGTCGTCGGCGCCGTGCGCCGGCCACGAGGGCTGCGGGACGCACGACGGTGCCACCCACGACGGCGCCACTCACGGTGCCACCGACGACGGTGCCACCAGCGGGGACCGGCGCGGTGACCGGGTGGGTCAGGTCGAGGCGGCGACTACGGCGTCGACGGGGGGTGTCGGCGAGTTCGAGGTCATGTACCTCGTCGTCGCCGAGCCGGCCGACCACCCTGGAGCCGACGACGCCGTCGCGGCCGCCCTGCGCGCGGCGCTGTCCGGTGTGGGGCAGTCGGTCGCCGTCGTCGGTGGGGACGGTCTGTGGCAGGCCCACGTGCACACCGACCGACCGGTCGAGGCGATCGGTGCGCCGTCGGTCGTCGGGGCGGCGCCGAGCCAGATCAGGGTGCGGCACCTGGCCAGCCAGTCCGGCGTGCACGGCCGGCACCGGCCGACGCTCGGGCTGGTCACCGTCACGGGTTCGCCGGGACTCGTACCCGACCTGGCGCGCGCGGGAGCGGTCGTCGTCCTGGTGCCCCCTGGTGGGACGGCCGGTGCCGAGCTGTGGCGCGCGGTCGACGACACGGGCGCCGACCGCGTCCTCCTGCTGGCGGCCGCCGATCTGCTGCCGGCCACCGAGGACGCGATGACACGGATGGGCCAGTCCGACGGGCGACCCGCCCGACCCGTCGTCGACGTCCTGGACCGGCTCGACGAGATCCAGGTCGTCGTCGGCGCGGCAACCCTCGCGAGCAGGGCCGACGCCCCCGTGCCGGAGCTCCTGGCCGAGGTCACGGGTGCGGTCGTCGCGGTCCGCACCGCCGCCGTGCCGGCCCCGGCCGAGGCGGATGTCAGCGGGGACCTGCACGCTGAGCAGATGCTCGCCGTCGCCCTGTCGATGCTGGCCGCCGGTGGTTCGCTGGTCACCGTCCTGGCGGCGGAGGGCACCGTGCCGCAGGCGCTCGACCGTCTGCGTGCCGCTCTCGCGACCGCCCGGGCCGACGTCGAGATCGTCGTGCTGAGCGGTGGTGGTCCCGGCGGTGCGGTCGCGCTGGGGGTCGAGTGA